From a region of the Haematobia irritans isolate KBUSLIRL chromosome 4, ASM5000362v1, whole genome shotgun sequence genome:
- the LOC142234380 gene encoding uncharacterized protein LOC142234380, with protein sequence MILHFYVAFDESTLFDIAHTKYRHNSLLQLFRKTVRIIRKPLSFIAQFLNFYVFIDTSTFLKNSSVFFFNSSCFSSEVIFEMFPPRFVGPLNPQKTNTRGNNEDRPRNDTYATNVGDGNGGADRTLGVDDTVQETQHESSGQSSVTQPQYSPLTNIAANNSQGDNMNSTELFREVRDTGEESTASILQIIRNEMREAVAVAVRSALSASPAPSNQASNPSPDVNWPHEFPPENGVKRRQPNNGSCGQPNSRKNSNIQISRPKYHDISKWGIKFDGTSRTPVIEDFIFRVDRLQESYGCSDEELLAGFHNLLEGRANQWYWDRIQRHPDLTFPNLRIDIVREFEQFHSNADVLRQMIDRRQGRDERATQYIDAMNSLRMQLREPLKEHEMVDIIKAGLKPRIAHMIFGTQLYSVEHLRAECRRAESFLEREFQQRSRPGVPVRSVNELYNSDIDELTECVEELRFRNNFQKKPDKTNIKCWNCGTIGHTFKQCSAEQRGYFCFRCGQSGVTTPQCNNCRVGNRRANVNVCGDSRSTQTTE encoded by the coding sequence ATGATCCTACATTTCTACGTTGCGTTCGACGAATCAACACTTTTCGATATAGCACATACTAAATACCGACACAATTCCTTATTACAATTATTTCGCAAAACTGTTCGGATTATAAGAAAACCCTTGTCTTTTATTGCacagtttttgaatttttatgtcTTTATTGACACCTCTACGTTCTTAAAGAattcttcagtttttttttttaattcctcgTGCTTTTCGAGTGAAGTAATTTTCGAAATGTTTCCACCGAGATTTGTGGGTCCACTCAACCCACAAAAAACGAATACTAGGGGGAATAATGAGGATCGTCCTCGTAATGATACTTACGCCACAAACGTGGGAGATGGAAATGGTGGTGCAGATCGGACATTAGGTGTCGATGACACGGTTCAAGAGACCCAGCACGAAAGCTCGGGTCAGAGCAGTGTGACACAGCCCCAGTACAGCCCATTGACAAATATCGCAGCCAATAATAGTCAAGGGGATAATATGAATAGTACCGAATTGTTTAGAGAGGTTAGGGACACAGGCGAAGAATCAACGGCTTCTATTTTGCAAATAATTCGGAATGAAATGAGAGAGGCAGTTGCGGTGGCTGTGAGATCGGCTCTTTCGGCTTCACCTGCTCCGTCAAATCAGGCTTCCAACCCTTCACCTGATGTCAATTGGCCTCATGAGTTTCCTCCTGAAAACGGAGTGAAGCGTCGTCAACCTAATAATGGATCATGTGGACAACCGAATTCACGAAAGAATTCAAATATCCAAATTAGTCGTCCGAAATATCATGACATTAGTAAGTGGGGCATCAAATTTGATGGCACTTCTAGGACTCCCGTCATTGAAGACTTCATTTTTCGGGTGGACAGGCTTCAGGAGAGCTATGGCTGTTCGGATGAGGAATTGCTGGCAGGTTTCCACAATCTTCTTGAGGGACGTGCGAACCAGTGGTACTGGGACCGCATTCAGCGGCACCCAGATCTAACATTTCCCAATTTGAGAATTGACATTGTTCGGGAATTTGAACAATTTCATTCCAATGCTGACGTATTAAGACAAATGATAGATCGAAGACAAGGAAGAGATGAAAGGGCTACCCAATACATTGACGCTATGAACAGTCTCAGGATGCAACTACGTGAACCTTTGAAGGAACATGAGATGGTAGACATTATAAAAGCAGGCTTGAAACCACGAATTGCCCATATGATATTTGGGACACAATTGTATTCTGTAGAGCATTTACGTGCGGAGTGCCGTAGGGCTGAAAGTTTTTTGGAGAGAGAATTCCAACAAAGATCTCGACCCGGTGTGCCAGTTCGTTCTGTAAACGAATTATATAATTCAGATATTGACGAGCTTACCGAATGTGTGGAAGAACTTCGATTTCGAAATAATTTTCAGAAGAAACCCGATAAGACAAACATCAAATGTTGGAACTGTGGGACTATCGGCCATACATTTAAACAATGCTCGGCGGAACAGAgaggatatttttgttttcgttgTGGTCAATCGGGTGTGACCACCCCACAATGTAATAATTGTAGGGTGGGAAACCGCAGAGCGAACGTGAATGTATGTGGGGACTCACGTTCGACTCAGACCACAGAGTAG